From the genome of Candidatus Buchananbacteria bacterium, one region includes:
- a CDS encoding response regulator, whose protein sequence is MATGKKVLIVEDDKFLGKMLSKMLEASNYQISIASSGKEGLTKAASENPDLILLDIMLPDIDGFEVLESLKNQEITNKIPVVILSNLGQPEDMQQGRKLGVLDYIVKSDLSLDDVVDKLNKLLPKK, encoded by the coding sequence ATGGCTACCGGAAAAAAAGTTCTTATCGTTGAAGATGATAAATTTTTGGGGAAAATGCTCTCCAAAATGCTTGAAGCAAGCAACTATCAAATTTCAATTGCCAGTAGCGGCAAAGAAGGGTTAACTAAGGCAGCTTCAGAAAATCCTGACTTAATCTTATTGGATATTATGTTGCCGGATATAGACGGTTTTGAGGTGTTAGAATCATTAAAAAATCAGGAGATAACCAACAAAATCCCGGTGGTAATTTTGTCCAACTTGGGCCAACCCGAAGATATGCAGCAGGGTCGTAAATTGGGGGTGTTGGATTACATTGTAAAAAGTGATTTAAGTCTTGATGACGTGGTTGATAAATTAAACAAACTTTTACCAAAGAAATAA
- a CDS encoding type II/IV secretion system protein — protein MKVTNERLKLLVEELDLIPKERLDAAYRFAEQNNKSLGEVLVASDLISDDHLGQVVAGQLGFDFVDLDRQPIDPEVLNLIPRVMAKNQKVIAFERDRDTIKLAMVNPSDLRAINLVEKKTGQRVIPYYTTWQNIENTLPKYQKGLKKEFADIIQENISQATGGAKAEDVPIIKIVDTILQYAYENKASDIHIEPMEEKTLVRFRIDGILHDIIDLPKSFHELVVTRIKIMSQLRTDEHRSAQDGKIRMKFEAENLDIRVSIIPVVEGEKVVLRLLSEKSRQLSLEDLGFSNEDLVKLKKEYAKPYGAILATGPTGSGKTTTLYAVLKNLNRREVNIATIEDPVEYDIEGVNQVQVNPKTNLTFAQGLRSLLRQDPDIIMVGEIRDQETADIAINSAMTGHLVLSTLHTNDAATALPRFLKMGIEPFLIASTVNIIIAQRLVRRICSNCIVSEKVTTEQLAQHFSRELIDKHFGTENKEFRIYRGKGCELCGQTGYRGRVAICEILVMSEAIRDLIMKRANADQIKQQAITEGMKTMIDDGIKKVLSGLTTIEEVLRATRE, from the coding sequence ATGAAAGTAACCAACGAGCGTTTAAAATTGCTGGTTGAAGAATTGGATTTAATTCCAAAAGAGCGGCTAGACGCGGCATATCGCTTTGCGGAGCAAAACAATAAGTCGCTTGGCGAAGTGTTGGTGGCAAGCGACTTGATTTCCGATGATCATCTGGGCCAGGTGGTAGCCGGACAATTGGGGTTTGACTTTGTTGACTTGGATCGTCAGCCAATTGACCCGGAAGTATTAAATTTGATTCCGCGCGTCATGGCTAAAAATCAAAAAGTCATTGCCTTTGAGCGCGACCGAGATACTATCAAGTTGGCTATGGTTAACCCCAGTGATTTGCGAGCGATCAATTTAGTGGAGAAAAAAACCGGCCAGCGAGTGATTCCTTATTACACTACTTGGCAAAATATTGAAAACACTTTGCCGAAATATCAAAAAGGACTTAAGAAAGAATTTGCTGATATTATTCAAGAAAATATTTCACAGGCCACCGGCGGTGCTAAGGCGGAAGATGTACCAATTATTAAAATTGTGGACACTATCTTGCAATATGCCTATGAGAATAAGGCGTCAGATATCCATATTGAACCGATGGAAGAAAAAACGCTGGTACGTTTTCGCATCGATGGGATTTTGCACGACATTATTGATTTGCCAAAAAGTTTTCATGAATTAGTGGTGACCAGGATTAAAATCATGTCCCAGTTGCGAACTGATGAACACCGTAGCGCTCAGGACGGTAAAATCAGAATGAAGTTTGAGGCGGAAAATTTGGATATCCGTGTTTCTATTATCCCGGTGGTTGAAGGAGAAAAAGTGGTATTGCGTTTGTTGTCAGAAAAATCTCGCCAGCTAAGTCTGGAGGATTTGGGTTTTAGTAATGAAGATTTGGTAAAACTGAAAAAAGAATATGCAAAGCCGTACGGGGCAATTTTAGCAACTGGCCCGACCGGCTCAGGTAAAACCACAACATTGTACGCCGTATTAAAAAATTTGAATCGTCGGGAAGTTAACATTGCGACGATTGAGGATCCGGTGGAGTATGATATTGAGGGGGTCAACCAAGTCCAGGTTAATCCGAAAACCAATTTAACGTTTGCCCAAGGGTTGCGGTCTTTATTACGGCAAGATCCGGATATTATTATGGTCGGTGAAATCCGTGATCAGGAAACAGCCGATATCGCTATTAATTCGGCGATGACCGGGCACTTGGTGTTGTCGACATTGCATACCAATGACGCGGCGACGGCGCTACCGCGATTTTTAAAGATGGGGATCGAGCCATTTTTAATTGCCTCAACGGTTAATATTATTATTGCTCAGCGCTTAGTCCGCCGGATTTGTTCAAATTGTATTGTGAGTGAAAAAGTGACCACGGAACAACTAGCACAACATTTTTCCCGAGAATTAATCGATAAACATTTTGGAACCGAAAATAAAGAATTTCGGATCTATCGCGGTAAGGGGTGCGAATTATGCGGTCAAACCGGTTATCGGGGTCGAGTGGCAATTTGTGAAATTTTGGTAATGTCAGAAGCAATCAGAGATTTAATTATGAAGCGCGCCAACGCCGATCAAATCAAGCAACAAGCGATCACTGAAGGAATGAAAACCATGATTGATGACGGCATTAAAAAAGTTTTGTCCGGTCTTACGACCATTGAAGAAGTTCTTCGCGCTACCAGAGAATAA